In one window of Ruminococcus albus AD2013 DNA:
- a CDS encoding response regulator encodes MYYFVLALQYISIFGLLFESAYIFRNWKSRIHGYLLLNCAATMVNNAGMLQVMLSDNYDEAMTAQKLSYVGTVWIPFSLLIFLVELCGVRTKKNTMLFLGAFHALTYVAVMTNDWHHLYYRNLGFTKEGVHPHLTYDQGPWHHVYTMFLISYIVYGLLILFMTIYKEKNKKNLKRLWYIAASIVVEVICYIIYLTGMTNGYNITVLGYSLSTVIMYIAIFKYDLLDTLELTREYVVDKLSEGLIAVDTEGRVRYFNEPAKTLYPQLVEKPDETLDIIEQAIEDEDVITIDDRIYTPCIEELEYEGENFGSLYRLIDDTEHYNYMEHLREQSQLADKANRAKSAFLANMSHEIRTPINAVLGMDEMILRESKERQIIGYAEDIRNAGRTLLSLINDILDFSKVEQGKMELIPTQYELGSAINDLVNMVRPRADKKGLRFDVSVDSGIPHLLVGDEIRVKQCALNLLTNAVKYTEKGSVHFEVGYEKAGKDSIKLRFTVSDTGMGIKQEDMDRLFSPFSRIEEGRNRSIEGTGLGMSITRQLLDLMDSRLEVSSVYGEGSVFSFEIVQKVTKWQAIGDFSKRFSSVGKGVHIYRELFHAPTARVLVVDDNAMNLTVFKGLLKKTMVGIDTASSGAEALRLAALNTYDIYFIDHMMPDMDGIETLKRLRAMEGRENALCVALTANAVSGARETYIEAGFNDYLSKPVDGERLEKMMAGMLPEEKLEKQAVSEGRRVSTAPKVLVVDDDQVIRTTAKNILDNIFDVITCGTGEEAIALTKSKMPDAVLLDISLAGMNGFEVLSRLKEDPEVRDIPVIFVTGEDSAEAESTGFKNGAADYVKKPFSPEVLIQRTKRAVELYQLQSGLKSEVDRQQIRSERLSLEMMMALAKTVDAKDHYTNGHSNRVAIYSAELARRLGKSEAEQQQIFRMGLMHDIGKIGVSEDILNKTSRLTDEEFMQIKRHTVIGSEILSSITEMPGLATGARSHHEKYDGSGYPDGLKGKDIPEAARIICAADCYDAMTSTRTYSKPMEQQKVRNEFIRCSGTQFDPDVAAAMIQMIDDDADYIMNEQGFTNEIWQGSAKIEELAAGENALAEKGFNGIDGLDADTGIKHCSGEDNYKLTLEAFAESAEEYTESIRKFVAENDRENAMIKLHSLKGAARTIGAEKLGDMAYTGEMFYRGRSEEKPDIEGTLAELARLTEALYKRLR; translated from the coding sequence ATGTATTATTTTGTGCTGGCTTTGCAGTATATCAGTATATTTGGTCTGCTGTTTGAGAGCGCATATATATTTAGGAACTGGAAAAGCAGGATACACGGATATCTGCTTCTGAACTGTGCGGCTACGATGGTCAACAATGCGGGAATGCTTCAGGTAATGCTTTCTGACAATTATGATGAGGCGATGACCGCACAGAAGCTTTCGTATGTGGGTACGGTATGGATACCCTTTTCACTGCTGATATTTCTGGTGGAATTATGCGGAGTGAGGACGAAGAAAAACACGATGCTGTTTCTGGGGGCATTCCATGCCCTGACCTATGTGGCGGTAATGACCAATGACTGGCATCATCTGTACTACCGCAATCTTGGATTTACAAAGGAAGGAGTACATCCGCACCTGACCTATGACCAGGGACCGTGGCATCATGTGTACACCATGTTTCTGATAAGCTATATAGTTTACGGTCTGCTGATACTTTTCATGACGATATATAAGGAGAAGAACAAGAAAAATCTGAAAAGGCTATGGTATATAGCGGCATCGATAGTGGTGGAGGTCATCTGCTACATAATTTATCTGACGGGAATGACCAATGGCTACAATATAACCGTGCTGGGATATTCACTGAGTACGGTGATAATGTACATAGCGATATTCAAGTACGATCTGCTGGACACTTTGGAACTGACAAGGGAGTACGTTGTGGACAAACTGTCCGAGGGACTTATCGCGGTGGATACCGAGGGCAGGGTCAGGTATTTCAACGAACCTGCGAAAACGCTGTATCCTCAGCTGGTGGAAAAGCCCGATGAAACTCTGGATATCATCGAACAGGCGATAGAGGACGAAGATGTTATAACCATTGACGACCGTATATACACCCCCTGCATTGAAGAACTGGAATATGAGGGCGAGAATTTCGGAAGCCTTTACAGGCTGATAGATGATACTGAGCATTACAACTATATGGAGCATCTGCGGGAGCAGAGCCAGCTGGCTGATAAGGCAAACCGCGCAAAATCAGCGTTTCTTGCAAATATGTCCCATGAGATAAGAACGCCTATAAATGCTGTGCTCGGTATGGACGAGATGATACTGCGCGAAAGCAAGGAACGTCAGATAATAGGGTATGCGGAGGATATCAGGAATGCGGGCAGGACACTGCTTTCGCTGATAAACGACATACTGGATTTCTCAAAGGTCGAGCAGGGCAAGATGGAGCTGATACCGACACAGTACGAGCTTGGTTCGGCTATAAACGACCTTGTGAATATGGTGCGTCCCAGAGCGGATAAAAAGGGTCTGCGGTTCGATGTGAGCGTGGACAGCGGGATACCGCATCTGCTGGTGGGTGATGAGATAAGAGTCAAACAGTGCGCACTTAATCTGCTGACCAATGCGGTGAAGTACACCGAAAAGGGCAGTGTGCATTTTGAAGTAGGATATGAGAAAGCAGGCAAGGACAGCATAAAGCTGAGATTCACGGTAAGCGACACGGGAATGGGCATAAAGCAGGAGGACATGGACAGGCTGTTTTCGCCCTTTTCGCGAATCGAAGAGGGCAGGAACCGTTCCATTGAGGGAACGGGGCTGGGTATGAGCATAACAAGACAGCTTCTCGACTTGATGGACAGCAGGCTGGAAGTCAGCAGTGTTTACGGCGAGGGCTCGGTGTTCTCATTTGAGATAGTGCAGAAAGTCACGAAATGGCAGGCTATCGGGGATTTCTCAAAGAGATTCTCAAGTGTCGGCAAGGGAGTGCATATTTACAGAGAGCTTTTCCATGCGCCTACGGCGAGAGTGCTCGTGGTTGATGACAATGCCATGAACCTGACGGTGTTCAAGGGTCTGCTCAAAAAGACTATGGTGGGCATAGATACGGCTTCATCTGGTGCGGAGGCGCTGAGACTTGCGGCGCTGAATACCTATGATATCTACTTTATCGATCACATGATGCCCGATATGGACGGTATCGAAACGCTGAAAAGGCTCCGTGCCATGGAGGGCAGAGAAAACGCTTTATGCGTGGCACTGACGGCGAATGCGGTATCGGGGGCGAGAGAGACTTACATCGAAGCGGGGTTCAACGATTATCTTTCAAAGCCCGTTGACGGTGAACGTCTGGAGAAGATGATGGCGGGTATGCTGCCCGAGGAAAAGCTGGAAAAACAGGCTGTATCCGAGGGACGCAGGGTCAGCACTGCGCCGAAGGTACTGGTGGTGGACGACGATCAGGTCATCAGGACAACGGCAAAGAATATCCTGGATAATATCTTCGATGTTATAACCTGCGGTACAGGTGAGGAAGCGATAGCTCTGACAAAAAGCAAGATGCCCGACGCTGTGCTTCTGGATATCAGCCTTGCGGGAATGAACGGTTTTGAAGTTCTCAGCAGGCTTAAAGAAGACCCCGAGGTGCGGGACATACCTGTTATATTCGTGACGGGTGAAGACAGCGCCGAGGCTGAAAGCACAGGATTCAAGAACGGTGCGGCGGACTATGTGAAGAAGCCCTTCTCACCCGAGGTGCTGATACAGCGAACGAAACGTGCCGTGGAGCTTTATCAGCTGCAATCGGGACTGAAGAGCGAAGTTGACAGACAGCAGATAAGGAGCGAAAGACTCTCGCTGGAGATGATGATGGCTCTTGCGAAGACCGTTGACGCGAAGGATCATTACACCAACGGACATTCCAACCGTGTTGCTATATACTCGGCTGAACTTGCAAGAAGACTGGGCAAGAGCGAAGCTGAACAGCAGCAGATATTCCGCATGGGACTTATGCATGATATCGGCAAGATAGGTGTCAGCGAGGATATACTTAACAAGACCTCCCGGCTTACTGACGAGGAGTTCATGCAGATAAAGCGGCATACTGTCATAGGCAGTGAGATACTGTCTTCCATAACCGAAATGCCGGGGCTTGCCACAGGTGCAAGGTCGCATCACGAGAAATACGACGGCAGCGGTTATCCCGACGGGCTGAAAGGCAAGGATATCCCTGAGGCTGCGCGTATAATATGTGCGGCGGACTGCTATGATGCCATGACTTCCACGAGAACGTACTCAAAGCCCATGGAACAGCAGAAGGTAAGGAACGAGTTCATCAGGTGCAGCGGAACGCAGTTCGACCCTGATGTTGCTGCGGCTATGATACAGATGATAGACGACGATGCCGACTACATCATGAACGAGCAGGGATTCACCAACGAGATATGGCAGGGCAGTGCGAAGATAGAAGAACTAGCCGCAGGTGAGAATGCCCTTGCGGAAAAGGGCTTTAACGGCATTGATGGTCTTGACGCGGATACAGGCATAAAGCACTGCAGCGGCGAGGACAACTATAAGCTTACACTGGAAGCTTTTGCGGAATCGGCTGAAGAGTATACCGAGAGCATAAGAAAATTCGTGGCGGAAAACGACAGGGAGAATGCCATGATAAAGCTCCATTCGCTGAAAGGTGCCGCAAGGACGATAGGTGCTGAAAAACTTGGCGATATGGCATATACAGGCGAGATGTTCTACCGTGGCAGATCGGAGGAGAAACCCGATATCGAGGGTACTCTTGCGGAGCTTGCAAGGCTGACGGAAGCGTTATATAAAAGACTCAGATGA
- a CDS encoding manganese catalase family protein, with amino-acid sequence MWMYEKKLQYPVNIKNPDPALAKVILSQLGGADGELGASLRYLNQRYSAPSREVQAMLTDIGTEELAHMEMISAILYQLTRGLSMKEIKESGFDTYFVDHTTGIYPVAASGVPFSADYFQSKGDPITDLNEDMAAEQKARTTYDNILRLTDDPDVRDPIKFLREREIVHYQRFGECLRIVTDMLDSKNFYAFNPAFDK; translated from the coding sequence ATGTGGATGTATGAAAAGAAATTGCAGTACCCCGTAAATATAAAAAATCCCGACCCTGCGCTGGCTAAGGTGATCTTGAGCCAGTTGGGTGGCGCCGATGGAGAACTCGGTGCATCGCTGAGGTATCTGAATCAGAGATATTCGGCACCCAGCAGGGAAGTTCAGGCAATGCTGACGGATATCGGCACGGAAGAACTGGCTCATATGGAGATGATAAGTGCAATACTCTATCAGCTGACCAGAGGGCTTTCGATGAAGGAGATAAAGGAGAGCGGGTTTGACACTTATTTTGTGGATCACACCACAGGCATATACCCTGTTGCGGCATCGGGAGTGCCTTTCTCGGCGGATTATTTCCAGAGCAAGGGCGATCCGATAACCGATCTTAATGAAGATATGGCGGCTGAACAGAAAGCGAGAACGACCTATGACAATATCCTGCGGCTGACAGATGACCCCGATGTGCGAGATCCTATAAAGTTCCTGAGAGAGAGGGAGATAGTACACTATCAGAGGTTTGGAGAATGTCTGAGGATAGTTACGGATATGCTGGACAGCAAGAATTTCTATGCATTCAATCCTGCGTTTGATAAGTGA
- a CDS encoding DUF2461 family protein, which translates to MPFTPNAPQFLFENYTRNDKEWFRANKETYEKEVLVPMREMIEYLAPLMGRIDSRIVCSPKKVSRIYRDVRLIRDGMFFRKSIWFSLMRPKERFVSKPEFFFWISPDDLGWGCGYYNMPSPVVEKVRMYILNRDKAAVKAIDAYESQDSLVLDGAPYKRDRYPNEPVRYKNWLNRRNPVVLHSSDDPELFFGDKLCERVAADFEKIAPVYELFIKAEDAVAAEDSEKTR; encoded by the coding sequence ATGCCGTTTACACCTAATGCACCGCAGTTTTTATTTGAAAACTACACCCGCAACGACAAGGAATGGTTCAGGGCGAACAAGGAGACCTATGAAAAGGAAGTTCTTGTTCCCATGCGGGAGATGATAGAGTACCTTGCACCGCTGATGGGGCGTATCGACAGCAGGATAGTATGCTCGCCGAAAAAGGTGAGCCGTATCTACAGGGACGTAAGGCTTATCAGGGACGGTATGTTTTTCAGAAAAAGCATATGGTTCTCTCTTATGCGCCCTAAGGAGAGGTTTGTCAGCAAGCCCGAGTTCTTTTTCTGGATAAGTCCCGATGACCTTGGCTGGGGCTGCGGGTATTATAATATGCCCTCGCCCGTTGTGGAAAAGGTGCGTATGTACATACTCAACCGCGACAAAGCAGCGGTGAAAGCTATCGACGCTTATGAGAGTCAGGACAGCCTTGTGCTTGACGGTGCACCTTACAAGCGTGACAGATACCCCAATGAACCTGTGAGATACAAGAACTGGCTCAACAGGAGAAATCCCGTAGTGCTTCATTCCAGCGATGACCCCGAACTGTTTTTCGGTGACAAGCTGTGTGAAAGAGTGGCGGCGGATTTCGAGAAGATAGCCCCCGTGTACGAGCTTTTCATAAAGGCAGAGGATGCTGTGGCAGCGGAGGATTCTGAAAAGACGAGGTGA
- a CDS encoding DUF6935 domain-containing protein — protein sequence MGLFDNIGSPAPQNVQQSSGNKTVDVVFTKLPDNFAEFTALPQAAMDDPFKTAALTVLALCFYPQDKDTCIQMLNFLKGPQPLSNYEQQFLADRFRDADYVPRSYFVGAVPANDYKPAQPYTVKVSENPYSYQDSGYAKLYLQSGGADSPRPIQLRLAKDGNWYLWEQFLLAGIRPPESTNPWA from the coding sequence ATGGGACTTTTTGACAATATCGGTTCGCCCGCACCGCAGAACGTACAGCAGAGTTCGGGCAATAAAACGGTAGATGTGGTATTCACAAAACTGCCCGATAATTTTGCGGAGTTCACCGCACTGCCACAGGCGGCGATGGACGACCCTTTCAAGACAGCGGCACTGACTGTGCTTGCTTTGTGTTTCTACCCGCAGGATAAGGACACTTGCATACAGATGCTGAATTTTCTGAAAGGACCTCAGCCCCTTTCGAACTATGAACAGCAGTTCCTTGCAGACAGATTCAGAGATGCTGATTATGTTCCGCGGAGTTATTTTGTGGGGGCTGTACCTGCTAACGACTACAAACCCGCACAGCCTTACACTGTAAAGGTCAGCGAGAATCCCTATTCCTATCAGGACAGCGGATACGCTAAGCTTTACCTGCAGTCGGGCGGGGCTGACAGCCCTCGTCCCATACAGCTCAGACTGGCAAAGGACGGCAATTGGTATCTGTGGGAACAGTTTCTGCTGGCGGGCATACGTCCGCCCGAATCAACGAACCCCTGGGCGTGA
- a CDS encoding GNAT family N-acetyltransferase: MRPEYKRADISDLDILVSSRIKVLIAANRLPDDTDMSVIEQQSREYYRQSLTDGSHTAYLVYDGDDIIAAGGISYYRVMPTCDVPTGRKAYIMNMYTDPAYRRQGIATKTLDLLTRDAKAKGISFIALEATDMGRPLYERYGFVPMEHEMILPTE, encoded by the coding sequence GTGCGACCTGAATACAAACGCGCCGACATCAGCGACCTTGATATACTCGTTTCATCAAGGATAAAAGTTCTGATAGCTGCGAACAGACTGCCCGATGATACGGATATGTCCGTGATAGAACAGCAGTCACGGGAATATTACAGGCAGTCCCTGACGGACGGCAGCCATACCGCATATCTCGTTTATGACGGTGATGATATCATCGCCGCAGGGGGAATAAGCTATTACAGGGTAATGCCCACCTGCGATGTCCCCACAGGGAGAAAAGCCTATATAATGAATATGTACACCGACCCCGCATACCGCAGACAGGGCATAGCCACAAAAACACTCGACCTGCTTACCCGTGATGCTAAAGCTAAAGGCATATCTTTCATCGCCCTTGAAGCCACCGATATGGGCAGACCTCTTTATGAACGTTACGGCTTTGTTCCCATGGAACATGAGATGATACTCCCCACTGAATAA
- a CDS encoding HAD family hydrolase — translation MINGLIFDMDGLMVDTEKLLTRFWREAAAFYGWEMKQEHVLGIRSLAGKYAGPKLQKEISPDFDYAKVRLKRIELMNAYIEKNGIEKKPGLDELIAYGKDKGLRLAVATATDNVRTKLYLESIGVYHHFDKVVCGNMVKSSKPDPDIYLTASAELGLPPAECIALEDSPNGIRSAHSAGCVPVFVPDLSQPDEDTSALMYACCETLAHVIPVIEQLNRYNSQFTIHNS, via the coding sequence TGCTCACACGATTCTGGCGCGAAGCCGCCGCTTTCTACGGCTGGGAAATGAAGCAGGAACACGTTCTCGGCATACGCTCGCTTGCGGGAAAGTATGCAGGTCCCAAACTGCAAAAAGAGATAAGCCCCGATTTTGATTATGCAAAAGTCCGCCTTAAACGCATTGAGCTTATGAACGCATATATCGAAAAAAACGGCATTGAAAAAAAGCCGGGGCTCGATGAACTCATTGCATACGGCAAGGACAAAGGTCTACGGCTTGCAGTGGCAACTGCTACGGATAATGTTCGCACAAAGCTTTATCTTGAATCCATCGGGGTGTACCACCATTTTGACAAAGTTGTATGCGGGAATATGGTAAAAAGCTCCAAACCCGACCCCGACATATACCTAACAGCATCAGCGGAACTGGGTCTGCCGCCTGCTGAATGTATCGCCCTTGAGGATTCTCCGAACGGTATCCGTTCAGCACATTCCGCAGGGTGTGTACCTGTATTCGTCCCCGACCTATCACAGCCCGATGAAGACACATCTGCGCTGATGTATGCTTGTTGTGAGACACTGGCGCACGTTATACCTGTTATCGAACAGCTCAACAGATACAATTCACAATTCACAATTCATAATTCATAA
- a CDS encoding M48 family metallopeptidase, giving the protein MSVNPDLFIHESDRTALNALKAIPGFTPLLKGFMKIWNEKQFKLMNMSTLVRISEKQMPEYYDMLKPICKRLGIKVPELFMTTDPYPNAYTSGENDPFIVMTTGLVASLPHELIPSVLAHECGHIACHHVLYSTMGRMILGGSAGLLGLSPMITAPLQMAFYYWMRCSEFSADRAAAVCGGSSKSVVEVCMRLAGCEKDSPVQANPEAFLEQAREYRDLVSGSAFNKTLEFMMFSTRRHPLNAVRAYECNEWCKSNEFKSIVQYLDEEENGNSVHGSVPINENINTYIKKDAVETANALKASGFTNVAIVRSTEQRSGMPVNGIISITANGKTDIKKGEWLPADTAWLITAYMPLSADEEKAAHPGEACVPYSSVGYSGRDYRVVIDELRALGFTNISVSEQPDIKVKFLIREYSIAHISIDHVDRFDKNTWFKLSAPVSIRYHVMAQG; this is encoded by the coding sequence ATGTCTGTTAATCCCGACCTTTTTATACACGAATCCGACCGTACAGCACTCAATGCCCTTAAAGCTATACCCGGTTTTACTCCGCTGCTCAAAGGGTTCATGAAAATATGGAACGAAAAACAGTTCAAGCTGATGAATATGTCTACACTGGTGAGGATAAGCGAAAAGCAGATGCCCGAGTATTATGATATGCTCAAACCCATTTGCAAACGTCTGGGGATAAAAGTACCCGAGCTTTTCATGACCACCGACCCTTATCCTAATGCCTATACTTCGGGCGAAAATGACCCTTTCATAGTAATGACCACAGGTCTGGTGGCTTCTCTGCCCCATGAACTTATACCCTCGGTGCTTGCGCATGAGTGCGGACACATAGCTTGTCATCATGTGCTGTATTCCACCATGGGCAGAATGATACTCGGCGGGTCGGCAGGACTGCTGGGGCTTTCGCCGATGATAACCGCACCTTTGCAGATGGCTTTCTATTACTGGATGAGATGCAGTGAATTCTCGGCGGACAGGGCAGCTGCGGTCTGCGGAGGTTCAAGCAAAAGTGTTGTTGAAGTCTGCATGAGGCTTGCAGGCTGTGAAAAGGATTCGCCTGTACAGGCAAACCCCGAAGCTTTTCTTGAACAGGCAAGGGAGTACCGCGATCTTGTCAGCGGTTCGGCTTTCAACAAGACGCTTGAATTCATGATGTTCTCCACAAGGCGGCACCCTCTTAACGCTGTGCGTGCTTACGAGTGCAACGAGTGGTGCAAGTCCAATGAATTCAAGAGTATCGTGCAGTATCTCGATGAGGAAGAAAATGGCAATTCCGTCCACGGAAGTGTACCGATAAACGAAAATATAAATACTTACATAAAAAAGGACGCAGTGGAGACCGCCAATGCCCTTAAAGCATCGGGATTTACCAATGTTGCGATAGTGCGCTCCACCGAGCAGAGATCGGGTATGCCTGTCAACGGCATAATCTCCATAACTGCCAACGGCAAAACGGATATCAAGAAAGGCGAATGGCTGCCTGCTGACACTGCATGGCTGATAACGGCTTATATGCCCCTTTCAGCCGATGAAGAAAAAGCCGCCCACCCCGGTGAAGCTTGCGTGCCTTATTCAAGCGTGGGTTACAGCGGTAGAGATTACCGCGTGGTTATAGATGAACTCAGGGCGCTGGGATTTACGAATATATCTGTCAGCGAACAGCCCGATATCAAGGTGAAATTCCTTATCAGGGAATACAGCATAGCGCATATCTCCATCGACCATGTTGACAGGTTCGACAAGAACACATGGTTCAAACTGAGTGCGCCTGTTTCCATAAGGTATCACGTAATGGCACAGGGCTGA
- a CDS encoding EFR1 family ferrodoxin (N-terminal region resembles flavodoxins. C-terminal ferrodoxin region binds two 4Fe-4S clusters.), translating into MVLYFSGTGNTRYAAEVIGELLHNEVKDIREFIKSGVKTKFYSKAPYIICAPIYAWRFPPLVEGFLERSDFWGSDKVYFVATCESQTGDAARYLKKICEKKGMTFMGFAGVPMPENYIIMYKPPKEDEQKHIFRMANSELVSIVNTISRGEVLIDDLDMKLLKPLTKLVNPWFFGACVSSRKFHTTDKCIGCGKCVEACPYGSITLSDGRPVWGEKCMHCMSCICGCPTGAIEYGRRTVGRDRYYCRKEPNITWRYKY; encoded by the coding sequence ATGGTCTTATATTTCAGCGGTACGGGCAACACCCGTTATGCGGCAGAGGTGATAGGTGAACTTCTGCACAACGAAGTCAAGGACATAAGAGAATTCATAAAATCGGGCGTTAAGACGAAGTTCTATTCAAAGGCGCCTTATATCATCTGTGCGCCTATATATGCCTGGAGGTTCCCGCCGCTGGTGGAGGGCTTTCTGGAGCGTTCCGATTTCTGGGGCAGTGACAAGGTATACTTTGTTGCGACCTGTGAATCGCAGACAGGTGACGCGGCAAGGTATCTCAAAAAGATATGTGAGAAAAAGGGCATGACCTTTATGGGATTTGCGGGCGTGCCAATGCCAGAGAACTATATCATCATGTACAAGCCCCCGAAAGAGGATGAGCAGAAGCACATTTTCAGGATGGCAAACAGTGAACTTGTGAGTATAGTCAACACTATCAGCCGAGGAGAAGTGCTGATAGATGATCTGGATATGAAGCTGCTGAAACCTCTGACGAAGCTGGTAAATCCATGGTTTTTCGGGGCTTGCGTTTCAAGCAGGAAATTCCACACGACGGATAAATGCATAGGCTGCGGCAAATGTGTTGAAGCCTGTCCTTACGGCAGTATAACTCTGTCAGACGGCAGACCTGTATGGGGCGAAAAATGTATGCACTGTATGTCATGCATATGCGGATGTCCCACGGGGGCTATCGAGTACGGCCGCAGGACTGTGGGCAGGGACAGGTATTACTGCCGAAAAGAGCCCAATATCACTTGGAGGTACAAATATTAA
- a CDS encoding ABC-F family ATP-binding cassette domain-containing protein yields MITVSNVSLSFGGQLLFKDVDLKFTNGNCYGIIGANGAGKSTFLRILNGELEPTTGEVAITKGERLSVLKQDHFAFDEYTVLDTVIMGNKRLYDIMQEKDALYAKEDFSEEDGDRAGQLESEFAELNGWEAESDASKLIQGLGLSEDLLYQQMAGLSGNEKVKVLLAQALFGNPDIIMLDEPTNHLDIDAIRWLEDFLADYFGTVLVVSHDRHFLNNVCTHIVDIDYTKIKMYVGNYEFWYESSQLMQRLIKNQNKKAEEKIKELQEFINRFSANKSKSRQATARRKLLDKLSVEEMPASSRKYPFIGFNIDRELGKDILKVNNVSKTVDGVKLLNNVSFTLSRTDKVAFIGESEQAITALFKILAEETEPDEGTIKWGVSTSRSYFPVDNSEYFNGHTESIVDWLRPYSTSEVTDTFLRGFLGRMLFSGDEIYKPVEVLSGGEKVRCMFSRMMLFGSNVILLDRPTNHLDLESITAVNNALRDFKGVVIFASHDHEIVQTVANRIIEITPDGCIDRAGTYEEFLEWRREQGMKSFIE; encoded by the coding sequence ATGATAACAGTTTCAAACGTCAGCCTGTCCTTTGGCGGACAGCTTCTTTTCAAGGACGTAGACCTCAAGTTCACCAACGGCAACTGCTATGGTATCATAGGTGCCAACGGCGCGGGCAAATCCACTTTCCTGCGTATACTCAACGGCGAACTTGAACCCACCACGGGCGAAGTAGCTATCACCAAAGGCGAGCGCCTTTCAGTGCTGAAGCAGGACCACTTCGCATTTGACGAGTATACCGTCCTTGATACCGTAATCATGGGCAACAAGCGTCTTTACGATATCATGCAGGAGAAAGACGCACTCTATGCCAAGGAAGATTTTTCTGAGGAAGACGGCGACCGTGCAGGTCAGCTGGAAAGCGAATTTGCAGAACTCAACGGCTGGGAAGCTGAATCCGATGCATCAAAGCTGATACAGGGTCTGGGTCTCTCCGAAGACCTTCTCTATCAGCAGATGGCAGGACTTTCGGGTAACGAGAAAGTCAAGGTACTGCTGGCACAGGCACTTTTCGGCAATCCCGATATCATCATGCTGGACGAGCCTACAAACCATCTGGATATCGACGCTATCCGCTGGCTTGAAGATTTCCTTGCAGACTACTTCGGAACTGTACTGGTTGTCAGCCATGACAGACACTTCCTCAACAATGTCTGCACACATATCGTTGATATCGACTACACCAAGATCAAGATGTACGTGGGCAACTACGAATTCTGGTACGAGTCCTCACAGCTGATGCAGAGACTTATCAAAAACCAGAACAAGAAAGCCGAGGAAAAGATCAAGGAGCTGCAGGAGTTCATCAACCGTTTCTCCGCAAACAAATCCAAATCCCGTCAGGCTACTGCAAGGCGTAAGCTTCTGGATAAACTTTCTGTTGAGGAAATGCCCGCTTCATCGAGAAAATACCCGTTCATCGGCTTCAATATCGACCGCGAACTAGGCAAGGATATACTGAAAGTAAATAATGTCTCCAAGACAGTTGACGGCGTAAAGCTTCTCAACAATGTCAGCTTCACTCTCTCCCGCACCGATAAGGTGGCATTTATAGGCGAAAGCGAACAGGCTATAACCGCCCTCTTCAAGATACTCGCAGAGGAGACCGAACCCGATGAGGGTACTATCAAGTGGGGCGTATCCACTTCACGTTCATACTTCCCCGTTGACAACTCCGAGTATTTCAACGGCCACACCGAAAGCATAGTTGACTGGCTCCGCCCCTACTCGACTTCCGAGGTAACAGACACATTTCTCCGCGGATTCCTGGGACGTATGCTGTTCTCGGGCGACGAGATATACAAGCCCGTTGAGGTACTCTCGGGTGGTGAAAAGGTCAGATGTATGTTCAGCCGAATGATGCTTTTCGGCTCCAACGTTATCCTGCTTGACCGCCCCACCAACCACCTCGACCTCGAATCCATAACCGCAGTAAACAATGCACTGCGTGATTTCAAGGGTGTTGTTATCTTCGCAAGCCACGACCACGAGATTGTACAGACCGTTGCAAACCGCATCATCGAGATAACACCCGACGGCTGTATCGACCGTGCAGGAACCTACGAAGAATTCCTTGAATGGAGAAGAGAACAGGGCATGAAGTCCTTTATCGAATAA
- a CDS encoding spore coat protein CotJB — MPVLNDKQKLMRRIQQSCFALAEANLYLDSHPTCKMGLEYFRKHKAEKEKLEKEYNERYGPLTAVQSDGTKKWEWVMMPFPWERGEN; from the coding sequence ATGCCCGTACTGAATGACAAGCAGAAGCTGATGCGACGTATACAGCAGAGCTGTTTTGCGCTGGCAGAGGCAAATCTCTACCTTGACAGCCACCCCACCTGCAAGATGGGGCTGGAATATTTCAGGAAGCACAAGGCTGAAAAAGAGAAGCTGGAAAAAGAATACAACGAGAGATACGGTCCTTTGACAGCGGTGCAGTCCGATGGGACAAAGAAGTGGGAATGGGTCATGATGCCTTTTCCATGGGAGAGAGGTGAGAACTGA